A region from the Aegilops tauschii subsp. strangulata cultivar AL8/78 chromosome 5, Aet v6.0, whole genome shotgun sequence genome encodes:
- the LOC109765575 gene encoding uncharacterized protein has product MAAAKATGVAAAATSAVFRSNQELTRLARSGQLAAARRLFDEMPHRNTVSYNAMLSALARHGRLADARRLFDEIPRRNLVSWNAMIAACSDHGRVADARELFDAMPARDDFSWTLMVSCYARAGELKLARETLDRIPGKKCTACYNAMISGYAKNGRFDDAVALLREMPAPDIVSWNSVLVGLTRNEKIVRAAKFFDEMPQRDMVSWNLMLEGYVRAGDLNAAAGLFERVPSPNVISWVTLLNGYCRAGRIGEARELFDRMPERNVVSWNVMLGGYLRLSQMDEAYRLFSEMPDKNSISWTTMISALVRAGKLQEAKDVLNKMPFDSFAAKTALMHGYLQSKMIDDARHIFDALEVRDAVCWNTMISGYVHCGMLDKAMVLFQQMPNKDMVSWNTLIAGYAQDGQMRKAVGIFRKMNQRNVVSWNSVISGFVQNGLCLEALQYFLLMRRDAKMADWSTYACCLSACADLAALQVGRQFHCLLVRSGYISDSFAGNALISAYAKCGRILEARQVFDEMAGQDIVSWNALIDGYASNGRGTEAISVFREMEANGVRPDEVTFVGVLSACSHAGLIDEGLGFFNSMTKEHSLQPVAEHYACMVDLLGRAGRLSEAFKLVQGMQIQPNAGVWGALLGACRVHKNDELARFAAEKLFELEPRKTSNYVLLSNISAESGKWDAAENMRTLIKERRVHKPPGLAGST; this is encoded by the coding sequence ATGGCCGCGGCCAAGGCCACCGGCGTGGCcgcggcggcgacctccgcggtGTTCCGTAGCAACCAGGAGCTCACGCGCCTGGCGCGTTCGGGACAGCTGGCCGCGGCACGCCGCCTGTTCGACGAGATGCCGCACCGCAACACCGTCTCCTACAACGCCATGCTCTCCGCGCTCGCGCGCCACGGCCGCCTCGCCGACGCGCGACGCCTTTTCGACGAGATTCCCCGCCGCAATCTCGTCTCCTGGAACGCCATGATCGCGGCCTGCTCTGACCATGGCCGTGTTGCGGACGCCCGGGAGCTGTTCGACGCAATGCCTGCCCGGGACGACTTCTCCTGGACGCTCATGGTCTCCTGCTATGCACGCGCGGGCGAGCTCAAGCTTGCCAGGGAGACGCTCGATCGAATACCTGGGAAAAAGTGCACGGCGTGCTACAATGCCATGATCTCTGGATACGCGAAGAATGGCAGGTTTGATGACGCGGTGGCGTTGCTGCGGGAAATGCCAGCCCCTGACATAGTTTCTTGGAACTCGGTGCTGGTCGGGTTGACCCGCAACGAGAAAATAGTTCGGGCGGCCAAGTTCTTTGACGAGATGCCGCAAAGGGACATGGTGTCCTGGAACTTGATGCTGGAGGGTTATGTGCGCGCTGGAGATCTCAATGCGGCTGCTGGCTTATTTGAGAGAGTTCCGTCACCTAATGTCATTTCTTGGGTCACCTTGCTTAATGGTTATTGCCGGGCAGGGAGGATAGGTGAGGCGAGAGAATTGTTCGACAGAATGCCTGAACGGAATGTGGTGTCTTGGAATGTGATGCTTGGTGGGTATTTGCGGCTTTCACAAATGGATGAGGCTTATAGATTGTTTTCAGAGATGCCAGATAAGAACTCAATTTCATGGACGACAATGATAAGTGCATTAGTGCGTGCTGGGAAGCTCCAAGAAGCAAAGGATGTGCTGAACAAGATGCCTTTTGATAGTTTTGCAGCGAAGACTGCACTGATGCATGGCTATCTGCAGAGCAAGATGATCGATGACGCACGCCACATCTTTGATGCACTCGAGGTCCGAGATGCGGTGTGCTGGAATACGATGATATCTGGCTATGTCCACTGTGGAATGCTTGACAAGGCCATGGTGTTGTTCCAGCAAATGCCAAACAAGGATATGGTTTCTTGGAACACCCTGATTGCTGGCTATGCCCAAGATGGTCAAATGCGCAAGGCAGTAGGTATATTCAGAAAGATGAATCAGAGGAATGTAGTATCGTGGAATTCAGTTATCTCCGGGTTTGTTCAGAATGGGCTCTGTTTGGAAGCACTCCAATATTTCCTGCTCATGAGAAGGGATGCAAAGATGGCTGACTGGTCTACATATGCGTGTTGTCTCAGCGCATGCGCGGACTTGGCTGCTTTGCAAGTCGGGAGGCAATTCCACTGTCTTCTTGTCAGGAGTGGGTATATCAGTGATTCCTTTGCTGGAAATGCCCTGATTTCAGCATATGCCAAGTGTGGGCGGATCTTAGAAGCAAGACAAGTATTTGACGAGATGGCAGGTCAGGATATTGTTTCATGGAATGCGCTCATTGATGGCTATGCTTCTAATGGCCGTGGGACTGAGGCGATCTCAGTTTTCCGGGAAATGGAAGCCAATGGTGTCCGACCCGACGAGGTCACATTTGTGGGCGTCTTGTCAGCCTGTAGTCATGCGGGATTGATTGACGAAGGATTGGGTTTCTTCAACTCGATGACAAAAGAACACTCATTACAGCCTGTGGCTGAGCACTATGCTTGCATGGTGGATCTACTTGGAAGAGCTGGGAGACTGAGTGAAGCCTTTAAACTTGTTCAGGGAATGCAGATCCAGCCTAATGCTGGTGTATGGGGTGCATTGCTTGGAGCATGCCGGGTACACAAGAACGACGAGCTCGCGCGGTTTGCAGCTGAGAAGTTATTTGAACTGGAACCTCGCAAGACCTCGAACTATGTTCTGCTGTCTAACATCAGCGCGGAGTCAGGCAAGTGGGATGCAGCTGAAAACATGAGGACCTTGATTAAAGAAAGACGAGTGCATAAGCCACCTGGTTTAGCTGGATCAACGTAG